From the genome of Pyxidicoccus trucidator, one region includes:
- a CDS encoding DUF58 domain-containing protein, producing MDEAAVARLVPGLALALPRVPHRGRVGEVRATSAGSSLELHDFRTYQPGDDLRQVDWNAVARTGELILRIRQDEVSPRVEVVLDGSRSMALSPRKAACARELALLTAEVAARQGLAPTLLVAGVRPERAQGTACRAALQAADFEARDDLSASLGRLPPLRPCGLRVVVSDFLFEADLPALCSRLSRGAAGLFLAQVLDAEDLDPSGGEGARLVDAESGAALEELLTEDVLAAYSRRFAEHQRGLRAAAVRARGTLVTAPASESLSALVAGPLRPLFLAGGGA from the coding sequence ATGGACGAGGCGGCCGTCGCGCGGCTGGTGCCGGGGCTGGCCCTGGCGCTGCCCCGGGTGCCCCACCGGGGCCGGGTGGGCGAGGTGCGTGCCACGTCCGCGGGCAGCTCGCTGGAGCTGCACGACTTCCGCACGTACCAGCCGGGCGATGACCTGCGGCAGGTGGACTGGAACGCGGTGGCTCGCACGGGGGAGCTCATCCTCCGGATTCGCCAGGACGAGGTGTCCCCGCGCGTGGAGGTGGTGCTGGACGGCTCCCGCTCCATGGCGCTGTCTCCGCGCAAGGCCGCGTGCGCGCGCGAGCTGGCGCTGCTCACGGCGGAGGTGGCGGCGCGGCAGGGACTGGCGCCCACGCTGCTGGTGGCGGGCGTGAGGCCCGAGCGGGCGCAGGGCACGGCGTGCCGGGCCGCGCTGCAGGCCGCGGACTTCGAGGCGCGGGATGACCTGTCGGCCTCGCTGGGGCGGCTGCCTCCGCTGCGTCCGTGCGGCCTGCGCGTGGTGGTGAGCGACTTCCTGTTCGAGGCGGACCTGCCGGCGCTGTGCTCGCGGCTGTCTCGCGGGGCGGCGGGGCTCTTCCTGGCGCAGGTGCTGGACGCGGAGGACCTGGACCCCTCGGGCGGAGAGGGCGCGCGACTGGTGGATGCGGAGAGTGGCGCGGCGCTGGAGGAGCTGCTGACGGAGGACGTGTTGGCCGCGTACTCGCGCCGGTTCGCGGAGCACCAGCGGGGCTTGAGGGCGGCGGCGGTGCGGGCGCGGGGGACGCTGGTGACGGCGCCTGCCTCCGAGTCGCTCTCCGCGCTGGTGGCCGGGCCGCTCCGGCCCCTGTTCCTCGCGGGCGGTGGCGCGTGA
- a CDS encoding AAA family ATPase has product MAAELLSPVEAQGAAEVAARLKDGLNTVLLDQEAVVEQVVVAVLARGHVLLEGLPGLGKTELCKALARLLALPFRRIQFTPDLLPGDITGTYVLEGEGRRDFVFREGPLFASLVLADEINRSSPKTQSALLEAMQERSVTVLGHTRSLPDPFFVLATQNPIELEGTYPLPEAQLDRFMFRIQVPPVGAKTLRTLLTTRVRGTPPDLSPVLDASGLARLFTAVDRVHLPGPVADFIGRLVEASDPRQPSAPDAVRRFVRYGASPRAALAIAASGRALALLHGRPNVGFDDVVATAPAALNHRLVLAYEASLEKVTAPDVVRALLQAVPEVPRA; this is encoded by the coding sequence GTGGCAGCGGAGCTTCTCAGTCCCGTCGAGGCGCAGGGTGCGGCGGAGGTGGCGGCACGGCTCAAGGACGGGCTGAACACGGTGCTGCTCGACCAGGAAGCCGTCGTCGAGCAGGTGGTGGTGGCCGTGCTCGCGCGCGGGCACGTGCTGCTCGAGGGCCTGCCCGGCCTGGGCAAGACGGAGCTGTGCAAGGCGCTGGCGCGGCTGCTCGCGCTGCCCTTCCGCCGCATCCAATTCACCCCCGACCTGCTCCCCGGCGACATCACCGGCACCTACGTGCTCGAAGGCGAGGGCCGCCGGGACTTCGTCTTCCGCGAGGGCCCCCTCTTCGCCAGCCTCGTGCTCGCGGACGAAATCAACCGCTCCAGCCCCAAGACGCAGTCCGCGCTGCTGGAGGCCATGCAGGAGCGCAGCGTGACGGTGCTCGGCCACACGCGCTCGCTGCCGGACCCGTTCTTCGTGCTCGCCACGCAGAACCCCATCGAGCTGGAGGGCACCTATCCGCTGCCCGAGGCGCAGCTGGACCGCTTCATGTTCCGCATCCAGGTGCCTCCCGTGGGCGCGAAGACGCTGCGCACGCTGCTCACCACGCGCGTGCGCGGCACCCCGCCGGACCTGTCCCCCGTGCTGGACGCGAGCGGCCTCGCGCGCCTGTTCACCGCGGTGGACCGCGTGCACCTGCCCGGCCCCGTCGCGGACTTCATCGGCCGGCTGGTGGAGGCCAGCGACCCACGGCAGCCGTCTGCTCCGGACGCGGTGCGCCGCTTCGTGCGCTATGGCGCCAGCCCTCGCGCGGCGCTCGCGATTGCGGCCTCCGGACGTGCCCTGGCCCTGCTGCACGGCCGTCCCAACGTGGGCTTCGACGACGTGGTGGCCACCGCGCCCGCCGCCCTCAACCACCGCCTGGTGCTCGCCTACGAGGCGTCGCTGGAGAAGGTCACCGCGCCCGACGTGGTGCGAGCCCTCCTGCAGGCCGTGCCCGAGGTGCCCCGTGCGTAG
- a CDS encoding BatA domain-containing protein: MSFGFPWGLLALGALAPLVAAYFLRRRQKPVVVSALFLWRTPRPRAEAGPRFERFTRESSLLLEALAVIAAALFLADVRFGETARTRHLVLVVDGSLSMSARGPDGVTVLEQARREAAKQVEEVGATQVTVLATGIAPRVLAGPEAEPSRALAALESFQALGADHDSMPTLIWAQELAGAGRRVVFLTDVAPESADLVPASVRWLALGTGRDNVALVSAQRRDEGATATVTLRVARFGAGPQEVEARVRALPGPGAKAGTERVERVRLPDEGTATVRLTFQGAGDVEVSLPDDALPEDGRVRLPPAPGRPVAVGLAEGLGAPERQAVERFLAVAPEVDRGAKEGTPEEELLLVGPRGTDARMTVGAAGKLRTFVGPFFSEKGHPLLDDVQLAGVRWTAGDNPPGRPLVTAGDAVLVSEEEGGRLHLNVDLTRSNVQRVSAWPVLLGNLVRESRRTREGFPRRQLTLGEPLPVVTVPGARYTLVGPGGSRPVFGAGAVDLPPPSGPGRYVLEREGDEVDTAEVLALDARESDLRGRGSADVPARESGEDDERGAPGRSRWPLVLLLAALVADFYVTRRV; this comes from the coding sequence GTGAGCTTCGGCTTCCCGTGGGGGCTGCTCGCGCTGGGCGCCCTGGCGCCGCTCGTCGCCGCGTACTTCCTTCGACGCAGGCAGAAGCCCGTGGTGGTGAGCGCGCTGTTCCTGTGGCGCACGCCGCGTCCTCGCGCCGAGGCGGGCCCTCGCTTCGAGCGCTTCACGCGCGAGTCATCACTGCTGCTGGAGGCGCTGGCGGTGATTGCCGCGGCGCTGTTCCTCGCGGACGTGCGGTTCGGAGAGACGGCACGGACGCGGCACCTGGTGCTCGTGGTGGACGGCAGCCTCTCCATGTCCGCGCGGGGCCCGGACGGAGTCACGGTGCTGGAGCAGGCGCGCCGCGAAGCCGCGAAGCAGGTGGAGGAGGTGGGCGCCACGCAGGTGACGGTGCTGGCGACCGGTATCGCGCCGCGCGTGCTGGCGGGGCCGGAGGCGGAGCCGTCCCGTGCGCTCGCGGCGCTGGAGTCCTTCCAGGCGCTCGGCGCGGACCACGACTCCATGCCCACGCTCATCTGGGCGCAGGAGCTGGCCGGGGCGGGGCGGCGCGTGGTGTTCCTCACCGACGTGGCTCCCGAGAGCGCGGACCTCGTGCCGGCCTCGGTGCGGTGGCTGGCGCTCGGGACGGGGCGCGACAACGTGGCGCTCGTCTCCGCGCAGCGGCGGGACGAGGGCGCCACGGCCACGGTGACGCTGCGGGTGGCCCGCTTCGGCGCGGGGCCACAGGAGGTGGAGGCGCGGGTGCGCGCGCTGCCCGGCCCCGGCGCGAAGGCGGGCACCGAGCGCGTGGAGCGGGTGCGCCTGCCGGACGAGGGCACCGCCACCGTGCGCCTCACCTTCCAGGGGGCGGGAGACGTGGAAGTCTCTCTGCCGGACGACGCGCTGCCCGAGGATGGACGCGTGCGCCTGCCGCCCGCGCCTGGCCGTCCGGTGGCGGTGGGGCTGGCGGAGGGACTGGGCGCTCCCGAGCGTCAGGCCGTGGAGCGCTTCCTCGCGGTGGCGCCCGAAGTAGACCGGGGCGCGAAGGAGGGCACGCCCGAGGAGGAGCTGCTGCTCGTCGGCCCTCGGGGGACGGACGCGCGGATGACGGTGGGGGCGGCGGGGAAGCTGCGCACCTTCGTGGGGCCGTTCTTCTCGGAGAAGGGGCACCCGCTGCTGGATGACGTGCAGCTCGCGGGCGTGCGGTGGACGGCGGGCGACAATCCTCCGGGGCGTCCGCTGGTGACGGCGGGTGACGCAGTGCTGGTGTCCGAGGAGGAGGGTGGCCGGCTGCACCTCAACGTGGACCTGACGCGCTCCAACGTGCAGCGCGTGTCGGCCTGGCCTGTGCTGCTGGGCAACCTGGTGCGCGAGTCTCGGCGCACGCGCGAGGGCTTTCCCCGACGGCAGCTCACCCTGGGTGAGCCCCTGCCCGTGGTGACGGTGCCCGGTGCGCGCTACACGCTGGTGGGCCCGGGAGGAAGCCGCCCCGTCTTCGGCGCCGGAGCGGTGGACCTGCCGCCTCCCTCAGGCCCCGGTCGCTACGTGCTGGAGCGCGAGGGTGACGAGGTGGATACGGCGGAGGTGCTGGCGCTGGACGCGCGCGAGTCGGACCTGCGCGGGCGGGGCAGCGCGGACGTGCCGGCGCGCGAGTCCGGTGAGGACGACGAGCGAGGAGCACCGGGCCGTTCACGCTGGCCCCTGGTGCTGCTGCTCGCCGCGCTGGTGGCGGACTTCTACGTCACGCGGAGGGTATGA
- a CDS encoding VWA domain-containing protein, whose translation MTFSLPQAWVLLLPLGLFLWKYGRRPGPPMWLRAALLVLAVGALAGPELRLADAGSDVVVVVDRSASMPRDVDRTAQELITLLEAQRRPGDRVGVITFGREPRVEHALSATGRFGGFTRPVDVEASDLSAALDAAGGLIPDERTGRVLVLSDGRATGVDARGAARRLAARGLAVDWRQVARPEPPLDVAVVSLDVPAAVAVREPFQFSAVVQASAAVTGTVRLERNGRVLVQGPFDFVPGPNVLPLRDLVEEPGLVRYQLTVEAPGDGVVENDKGLAVLRVEGPPRVLLLTNQARGTLAKALAATGMQLEVRAPFRLTLDDLDGVGSVVLENVDANALGEPGLNALAAYVEQAGGGLVMTGGRTSFGEGGYRRSPVEPLLPVSLEMREEQRRAAVALSVLMDCSCSMGVTVPDGRTKMELAAEGVVAALTLLNPKDEASVHMVDTETHEIFPLSPVESGLPLGAVARGFSGGGGIYVGEALRTGRREIFRSEKPTRHVLLFSDAADSEEPDDYQRTLAELRAKDVTVSVIGLGTPKDPDADLLKEVATRGGGRIYFAEDAMSLPRIFSQETLTVARATFVDEPASMEGAPDLSLLGRLSPQGLPQVGGYNLTYLKPRASVALRTLDTNAAPVLAMWPRGAGRTVAFTAEVDGPYTGELRQWTALRAALEAMVRWTLAGSAPVGEAVVRSERRGHLLRVTLDLAPGEALPGALPTLVLLPGDGRSAPVERPMRWEDEDRLVAEYPLEGSGTWHPVVRLGSRVLRAPPVTLPYAPEFEPGSAKEGLALLRAVAAVGGGVERLSMTGLFMEAPESQGRLALAPWLVGLALAVLLAEVAVRRFLSGPRVRKVGAVSAAKPAFAGAPAAGAAPVRVTTPVERKGDSERQPQVGVEIAANTEGEAAKPKEGGVDSALEAARARSRRRLDR comes from the coding sequence ATGACCTTCTCCCTCCCCCAGGCGTGGGTGCTGCTCCTGCCCCTGGGCCTGTTCCTCTGGAAGTACGGCCGCCGGCCCGGCCCGCCCATGTGGCTGCGGGCCGCGCTGCTCGTGCTCGCGGTGGGCGCGCTGGCCGGGCCGGAGCTGCGGCTGGCGGACGCGGGCAGCGACGTGGTGGTGGTGGTGGACCGCTCCGCCTCCATGCCCCGGGACGTGGACCGCACCGCGCAGGAGCTCATCACCCTGCTGGAAGCCCAGCGGCGCCCGGGAGACCGCGTCGGCGTCATCACCTTCGGCCGCGAGCCGCGAGTGGAGCATGCACTGTCCGCCACCGGCCGCTTCGGCGGCTTCACCCGTCCCGTCGACGTGGAGGCCTCCGACTTGTCGGCCGCGCTGGACGCCGCGGGGGGCCTCATCCCCGATGAGCGCACCGGCCGGGTGCTGGTGCTGTCAGACGGACGCGCCACCGGCGTGGACGCGCGCGGCGCGGCGCGGAGGCTGGCGGCGCGAGGGCTCGCCGTGGACTGGCGCCAGGTCGCCCGGCCCGAGCCTCCGCTCGACGTGGCCGTCGTCTCGCTGGACGTGCCCGCCGCCGTGGCCGTGCGTGAGCCCTTCCAGTTCTCCGCCGTGGTGCAGGCGTCGGCGGCCGTCACCGGCACGGTGCGCCTGGAGCGCAATGGCCGCGTGCTGGTGCAGGGCCCCTTCGACTTCGTGCCCGGCCCCAACGTGCTCCCGCTGCGAGACCTGGTGGAGGAGCCGGGCCTCGTGCGCTACCAGCTCACGGTGGAAGCACCCGGCGACGGCGTGGTGGAGAACGACAAGGGGCTCGCGGTGCTGCGCGTGGAGGGCCCGCCGCGCGTGCTGCTGCTGACGAATCAGGCTCGGGGGACGCTGGCGAAGGCGCTCGCGGCCACGGGTATGCAGCTGGAGGTCCGCGCGCCCTTCCGGCTCACGCTGGATGACCTGGATGGCGTGGGCTCGGTGGTGCTGGAGAACGTGGACGCCAATGCGCTGGGCGAGCCGGGGCTCAACGCGCTGGCGGCGTACGTGGAGCAGGCCGGTGGCGGGCTCGTCATGACGGGCGGGCGGACCAGCTTCGGCGAGGGCGGCTACCGGCGCTCTCCGGTGGAGCCGCTGCTGCCCGTGTCCCTGGAGATGCGCGAGGAGCAGCGCCGCGCGGCCGTGGCCCTCAGCGTGCTGATGGACTGCTCGTGCTCCATGGGCGTCACCGTGCCGGACGGGCGCACGAAGATGGAGCTGGCCGCCGAAGGCGTGGTGGCCGCCCTCACGCTGCTCAACCCGAAGGACGAGGCCTCCGTCCACATGGTGGACACGGAGACCCATGAAATCTTCCCGCTCAGTCCCGTGGAGTCCGGGCTTCCCCTGGGTGCGGTGGCACGCGGCTTCAGCGGCGGTGGCGGCATCTACGTGGGCGAGGCGCTGCGCACGGGCCGGCGGGAAATCTTCCGCAGCGAGAAGCCCACCCGTCATGTCCTGCTGTTCTCCGACGCGGCGGACTCCGAGGAGCCGGACGACTACCAGCGCACGCTGGCGGAGCTGCGCGCGAAGGACGTGACGGTGTCCGTCATCGGCCTGGGCACGCCGAAGGACCCGGACGCGGACCTGCTGAAGGAGGTGGCCACGCGCGGCGGCGGGCGCATCTACTTCGCCGAGGATGCGATGAGCCTGCCACGCATCTTCAGCCAGGAGACGCTCACCGTGGCGCGCGCCACCTTCGTGGACGAGCCCGCCTCGATGGAGGGCGCCCCGGACCTGTCGCTGCTGGGCCGCCTGTCCCCGCAGGGACTGCCGCAGGTGGGCGGCTACAACCTCACGTACCTCAAGCCCCGGGCCAGCGTGGCGCTGCGCACGCTGGACACCAACGCCGCGCCGGTGCTGGCGATGTGGCCGCGCGGCGCGGGCCGCACGGTGGCCTTCACCGCCGAGGTGGACGGGCCCTACACGGGCGAATTGCGCCAGTGGACCGCGCTGCGCGCGGCGCTGGAGGCCATGGTGCGCTGGACGCTCGCGGGCTCGGCGCCGGTGGGCGAGGCGGTGGTGCGCTCCGAGCGGCGGGGCCACCTGCTGCGCGTGACACTGGACCTGGCCCCGGGTGAGGCGCTGCCGGGCGCGCTGCCCACGCTGGTGCTGCTGCCCGGGGACGGACGCTCCGCGCCGGTGGAGCGGCCCATGCGCTGGGAGGACGAGGACCGGCTGGTGGCCGAGTATCCGCTGGAGGGCAGCGGCACCTGGCACCCCGTGGTGCGCCTGGGCTCGCGGGTGCTGCGCGCGCCGCCGGTGACGCTGCCGTACGCACCGGAGTTCGAGCCGGGCAGCGCGAAGGAGGGACTGGCATTGCTGCGCGCGGTGGCGGCCGTGGGCGGCGGGGTGGAGCGGCTCTCCATGACGGGCCTGTTCATGGAGGCACCCGAGTCCCAGGGACGCCTGGCCCTGGCCCCGTGGCTGGTGGGCCTCGCGCTGGCGGTGCTGCTGGCGGAGGTGGCCGTGCGCCGCTTCCTCTCCGGGCCTCGCGTGCGCAAGGTGGGCGCGGTGTCGGCGGCGAAGCCCGCGTTCGCTGGAGCGCCGGCCGCGGGGGCAGCTCCCGTTCGAGTGACAACGCCGGTGGAGCGGAAGGGTGATTCCGAGCGCCAGCCCCAGGTCGGAGTCGAGATTGCCGCCAACACGGAAGGCGAGGCCGCGAAGCCGAAAGAGGGAGGTGTGGATTCCGCGCTGGAGGCCGCGCGTGCCCGGTCCCGCCGACGACTGGACCGGTAG
- a CDS encoding DNA alkylation repair protein, whose amino-acid sequence MDLQETMRELESLGSEQTRKTFLRHGAPGPLFGVKLGDLEKLRKRIKTNAGLAEALWDTGNADARMLATLVADAASMSWEHLDAWARALDWHTLVDVFINNVALRSQHARKAVETWAPLSGEMQSRAGWQLLAALATKTEQLADDELSVWLPRIEQGIHSAQNRVRESMNSALIAIGGRGGALRDTALEVAKRIGKVEVDHGDTACETPDAAEYIERIIARREGGVAKATALAKNAVDSVKGMAAKATAGAQNVASGAMSAVASAKNVMAEARSVVSSAQDAVSDVAKKAAAGAKNVVANARNVPTGAKTAGVAKKAAAGAKAAGAAKKAAASAKQNGAAGTSQAVAKKSSAAGKAQTSAKQNGADGKSQMSAKKNGAAGKVPTSAKKAGAAGKASLSAKKKGPSEGSPAGVKKKGAAKKASPARKAAVTKRAPAVARKAAAKRGAPAPVKRATVKRAAPAPKRASAKKATPTSAKKTTSTQSRTGAKKSARPRT is encoded by the coding sequence ATGGACCTCCAAGAGACGATGCGGGAGCTGGAGTCGTTGGGCTCGGAGCAGACCCGGAAGACGTTCCTCCGTCACGGCGCGCCGGGGCCCCTCTTCGGCGTGAAGCTCGGGGACCTGGAGAAGCTGCGCAAGCGCATCAAGACGAATGCCGGCCTCGCCGAGGCGCTGTGGGACACCGGCAACGCGGATGCCCGGATGCTGGCGACCCTGGTGGCCGACGCCGCCTCCATGTCCTGGGAGCACCTGGATGCGTGGGCCCGGGCGCTGGACTGGCACACGCTCGTGGATGTCTTCATCAACAATGTGGCGCTGCGCTCGCAGCACGCCCGCAAGGCGGTGGAGACGTGGGCTCCGCTGTCCGGGGAGATGCAGAGCCGCGCGGGCTGGCAGTTGCTGGCGGCGCTGGCCACCAAGACGGAGCAACTGGCCGACGACGAGCTCTCCGTCTGGCTGCCGCGCATCGAGCAGGGCATCCACTCCGCCCAGAACCGGGTGCGCGAGTCGATGAACAGCGCGCTGATTGCCATTGGTGGGCGGGGCGGCGCGTTGCGGGACACGGCGCTCGAGGTGGCGAAGCGCATTGGCAAGGTGGAGGTCGACCACGGCGACACCGCCTGCGAGACGCCGGACGCGGCGGAGTACATCGAGCGGATCATCGCTCGCAGGGAGGGAGGCGTGGCGAAGGCCACCGCCCTGGCGAAGAACGCGGTGGACAGCGTCAAGGGCATGGCGGCGAAGGCCACGGCCGGCGCGCAGAACGTGGCCTCGGGCGCGATGAGCGCCGTGGCCAGCGCGAAGAATGTGATGGCGGAGGCGAGGAGCGTCGTGAGCAGCGCGCAGGACGCGGTGTCCGACGTGGCGAAGAAGGCGGCCGCGGGCGCGAAGAACGTGGTCGCCAATGCGCGGAATGTCCCGACAGGCGCGAAGACGGCTGGCGTGGCGAAGAAGGCCGCAGCGGGCGCGAAGGCGGCTGGCGCGGCGAAGAAGGCCGCAGCGAGCGCGAAGCAGAACGGCGCGGCAGGCACGTCGCAGGCGGTCGCCAAGAAGAGCAGCGCGGCGGGCAAGGCGCAGACGAGCGCGAAGCAGAACGGCGCGGATGGCAAATCGCAGATGAGCGCGAAGAAGAACGGCGCGGCAGGCAAGGTGCCGACGAGCGCGAAGAAGGCTGGCGCGGCCGGTAAGGCTTCGCTGAGCGCGAAGAAGAAAGGGCCCTCGGAGGGATCTCCCGCGGGCGTGAAGAAGAAGGGCGCGGCGAAGAAGGCCTCTCCGGCCCGCAAGGCGGCGGTGACGAAGCGCGCTCCGGCGGTGGCCAGGAAGGCCGCCGCGAAGCGCGGCGCACCCGCCCCGGTGAAGAGGGCCACGGTGAAGCGGGCCGCTCCCGCGCCGAAGAGGGCCAGCGCGAAGAAGGCCACTCCCACGTCCGCGAAGAAGACGACTTCGACCCAGAGCAGGACTGGTGCGAAGAAGAGCGCGCGGCCTCGTACCTGA
- a CDS encoding ABC transporter permease gives MSTPIDPAASAAPETVASTAAGAVASAPWWERWGDRLNPLVVKEVRQGLRTRVFWVCFGLMLLACLVLSLIAYVETREAAFARHGQGFFYSFFFCLGVVHFFVIPYNAYRSLAREREDETWVLLVLTGLGPRRILRGKVTSYLVQAALYASAVGPFLLFSYFLNGIALPTILIILVLGAAWLVFLTVVGVCAATLADGRLGRAFIHFALLAVLGTALVQGLVAAFVVSDDGDRLLRNDDFLYVAGVSLLLMLSDGWLLFEAAAARLALPTEDYTRGVRRALVVQFLVAALCGVGGWWVEGREHVIPEVFGIMGALHLVAVGLFVVTDVDGQARRLRASTRPWSLLRPGALRGFRLVVLLLVAWGLLCVGLEFLSLDVPLRRESMRMATAAAPAYGILFLSVAVLLGRMGRSDRLSSPVALRLLFVASVGLASALPPLAAVLLNLDAGDELLNLLNPVVGLVNFGSHDYASEGPKLTWALLGFLVGVAGLSAFAADRVLAEREKRAHAS, from the coding sequence GTGAGCACGCCCATCGACCCGGCCGCGAGCGCGGCCCCGGAGACGGTGGCGTCCACGGCGGCGGGCGCGGTGGCGTCGGCCCCGTGGTGGGAGCGCTGGGGCGACCGGCTCAACCCGTTGGTGGTGAAGGAGGTCCGCCAGGGCCTGCGCACGCGCGTCTTCTGGGTGTGCTTCGGGCTGATGCTGCTGGCGTGCCTGGTGCTGTCGCTCATCGCCTACGTCGAGACTCGCGAGGCGGCCTTCGCCCGCCATGGCCAGGGCTTCTTCTACTCCTTCTTCTTCTGCCTGGGCGTGGTGCACTTCTTCGTCATCCCCTACAACGCCTATCGCTCGCTGGCCCGGGAGCGGGAGGACGAGACGTGGGTGCTGCTGGTGCTCACCGGCCTGGGGCCCCGTCGCATCCTCCGCGGCAAGGTGACGTCGTACCTGGTGCAGGCGGCCCTGTATGCCTCCGCGGTGGGGCCCTTCCTCCTCTTCAGCTACTTCCTCAACGGCATCGCCCTGCCCACCATCCTCATCATCCTGGTGCTGGGGGCGGCGTGGCTCGTCTTCCTCACCGTGGTAGGGGTGTGCGCGGCGACGCTGGCGGACGGGCGCCTGGGACGTGCCTTCATCCACTTCGCGCTCCTGGCCGTGCTGGGCACCGCGCTGGTGCAGGGACTGGTGGCTGCGTTCGTCGTGAGCGACGACGGGGACCGGCTGCTGCGCAACGACGACTTCCTCTACGTGGCGGGAGTCTCGCTGCTGCTGATGCTGTCCGACGGGTGGCTACTCTTCGAGGCGGCCGCGGCCCGGCTGGCGCTGCCCACGGAGGACTACACGCGAGGAGTCCGCCGCGCGCTGGTGGTGCAGTTCCTGGTGGCCGCGCTCTGCGGTGTGGGCGGGTGGTGGGTGGAGGGCCGCGAGCACGTCATCCCTGAGGTGTTCGGCATCATGGGCGCGCTGCACCTCGTCGCCGTGGGGCTCTTCGTCGTCACCGACGTGGACGGCCAGGCGCGGCGGCTGCGCGCGTCCACCCGGCCCTGGTCGCTGCTGCGCCCGGGGGCGCTGCGGGGCTTCCGGCTGGTGGTGCTGTTGCTGGTGGCCTGGGGGCTGCTGTGCGTGGGGCTGGAGTTCCTGTCCCTGGACGTCCCGCTGCGCCGCGAGTCGATGCGGATGGCAACGGCGGCGGCGCCCGCGTACGGCATCCTCTTCCTGTCGGTGGCGGTGCTGTTGGGGCGGATGGGCCGCTCGGACCGGCTGTCCTCGCCGGTGGCGTTGCGCCTGCTCTTCGTGGCGTCGGTGGGCCTTGCGTCGGCGCTGCCTCCGCTGGCGGCCGTGCTGCTGAACCTGGACGCGGGTGACGAGCTCCTGAACCTGCTCAACCCCGTGGTGGGCCTCGTCAACTTCGGCTCGCACGACTATGCGTCGGAGGGGCCGAAGCTGACGTGGGCGCTGCTGGGCTTCCTGGTGGGGGTGGCGGGGCTGTCCGCCTTCGCCGCGGACCGGGTGCTCGCCGAGCGCGAGAAGCGGGCCCACGCCTCGTGA
- a CDS encoding ABC transporter ATP-binding protein, translating to MSLLEVKGLRRDFGTLRAVDEVSFQLEAGSILGFIGPNGAGKSTTLRIIATLDVPTSGEVLLDGHSLVDAPDRARPLIGYMPDRYGTYDDVTVFEFLDFFARAYGLKGPQRRQRVDSVMEFTGLTPLADRLTTALSKGMRQRVALGRTLLHDPRLLLLDEPADGLDPRARIELRELLRALADQGKAVIISSHILTELAEICDTCAIIEQGRLLATGKVEDILRQGGGATVAPELTVRLAAGVEGDAIWARAERLLLEQPRVAHVAREGEALRVRLELEAGTGPAQVDAAAAVLLAALVSAGLPVCAFNARERNLEDAFMTVTKGRVA from the coding sequence ATGAGTCTGCTGGAGGTGAAGGGGCTGCGGCGTGACTTCGGCACGCTGCGCGCGGTGGATGAAGTGTCCTTCCAACTGGAGGCCGGCAGCATCCTGGGCTTCATCGGCCCCAACGGCGCGGGGAAGAGCACCACGCTGCGCATCATCGCCACGCTGGACGTGCCCACCTCCGGCGAGGTGCTGCTGGACGGGCACTCGCTGGTGGATGCGCCGGACCGGGCCCGGCCGCTCATCGGCTACATGCCGGACCGGTACGGCACCTACGATGACGTCACCGTCTTCGAGTTCCTCGACTTCTTCGCGCGCGCCTACGGGCTGAAGGGGCCCCAGCGCCGGCAGCGGGTGGACTCCGTCATGGAGTTCACCGGCCTCACCCCGCTGGCGGACCGGCTCACCACGGCGCTGTCCAAGGGCATGCGGCAGCGCGTGGCGCTGGGGCGCACGCTGCTGCACGACCCGCGGCTGTTGCTGCTGGACGAGCCCGCCGACGGCCTGGACCCGCGCGCCCGCATCGAGCTGCGCGAGCTGCTGCGCGCGCTGGCGGACCAGGGCAAGGCGGTCATCATCTCCAGTCACATCCTCACGGAGCTGGCCGAAATCTGCGACACGTGCGCCATCATCGAGCAAGGGCGCCTGCTGGCCACGGGCAAGGTGGAGGACATCCTCCGGCAGGGCGGGGGCGCCACCGTGGCCCCGGAGCTGACGGTGCGGCTGGCGGCCGGCGTGGAGGGCGACGCCATCTGGGCGCGAGCGGAGCGGCTGCTGCTGGAGCAGCCCCGGGTGGCGCACGTGGCCCGCGAGGGTGAGGCGCTGCGCGTGCGGCTGGAGCTGGAGGCGGGCACCGGGCCCGCGCAGGTGGACGCGGCGGCGGCCGTGCTGCTGGCGGCGCTGGTGTCCGCGGGCCTGCCGGTGTGCGCGTTCAACGCCCGGGAGCGGAACCTCGAGGATGCGTTCATGACAGTGACGAAGGGGAGGGTGGCGTGA